A single window of Nicotiana sylvestris chromosome 5, ASM39365v2, whole genome shotgun sequence DNA harbors:
- the LOC138868510 gene encoding uncharacterized protein, producing the protein MDVKLKLELDKEYEGRCIRVYLDAAEATIKEYTEADKKVVEKNFCAKKILVYGLEPKEYDRISTHDTAKEIWEALQIAYEGTTQVKQDKSDTDDSSTMAVEGEEIGYDSMLALMAQPDNDEDNGNKVVNFRDVQKNLKSYSPKKLMNLDDVLITAFCSLAEDRDSLFLELEESEHTREDLVAAITDQKKNIEILRKEKSDLLAETADQRELIVNPLTNSKLECSERGNGIVSEEYFRLEDEVKALRYRMFAEIEKNELLQANLENEKGRGAGFPREKTPHNPHSKSATTSNNWPRTQCGNIGHFKEGVQAKNQSIPKDKAAAETGTGKGSGQQWFMNSGCSKHMTGNTTDFLSLKTLQGGSVSFGNGKKGYILGVGKFGKSLTHSIENVYYVNGFKYNLLSVSQICDKGNKSGDLSFLKAVDNDAELWHKKLGHASLSLLNKLIQKDLVHGLPMSQFKTQKVYDAYARGKHVKSSFKSKRDVSTSKPLELLHRDLCGPMRVQSRGGKRYIFVIVDDYSRFT; encoded by the exons ATGGATGTcaagctcaagcttgagctcgacaaaGAATATGAAGGAAGATGCATCCGGGTCTATTTGGACGCAGCAGAAGCAACCAT caaaGAATACACTGAAGCAGATAAGAAAGTGGTGGAGAAGAACTTTTGTGCCAAGAAAATTCTGGTATATGGTTTGGAACCTAAAGAGTACGACAGAATCTCTACACACGACACTGCTAAGGAAATATGGGAGGCTTTGCAAATAGCTTATGagggaactacacaagtaaaacaagATAAATCTGATACTGATGATAGTTCCACGATGGCAGTTGAAGGCGAGGAGATTGGATATGACTCAATGCTTGCTTTGATGGCTCAACCAGATAATGATGAAGACaatggcaacaaagtggtaaacttcagggatgttcagaaaaatctgaaatcctattctccaaaaaaACTCATGAATTTAGATGATGTTTTAATTACTGCTTTTTGTAGTCTTGCGGAGGATAGGGATTCCTTGTTCTTAGAGCTAGAAGAATCTGAACATACTAGAGAAGACTTAGTGGCTGCAATTACTGATCAAAAGAAAAACATTGAAAttcttagaaaagaaaagagtgatctcTTGGCAGAAACTGCAGACCAAAGAGAACTAATAGTAAATCCTTTGACTAATTCAAAACTTGAATGCTCTGAAAGGGGAAATGGGATAGTTAGTGAGGAATATTTTAGGCTTGAAGATGAGGTGAAGGCCTTGAGATATAGGATGTttgctgaaattgagaaaaacgagCTCCTCCAAGCCAATCTAGAAAA TGAAAAAGGGCGGGGAGCAGGGTTCCcaagggagaaaactcctcacaACCCTCACAGTAAGAGCGCCACTACATCTAATAACTGGCCTCGTACCCAATGTGGGAACATTGGGCACTTCAAGGAAGGTGTCCAGGCCAAGAATCAATCAATACCAAAAGATAAAGCGGCTGCTGAAACT GGAACAGGGAAGGGAAgtggtcaacaatggttcatgaaTAGTGGGTGTTCGAaacacatgactgggaacaccacagactttctttcactgaaaaccctgcaaggagggagtgtatcctttggcaacggCAAAAAAGGGTACATTCTGGGAGTTGGAAAAtttgggaagtcactcactcactctattgaaaatgtgtactatgtcaatggatTTAAGTACAatctcttgagtgtctctcaaatttgcgataaaggaaacaag agtggtgatctgagtttTCTGAAGGCAGTTGACAatgatgctgaactatggcacaAAAAACTGGGCCATGCAAGCCTTTcccttctgaacaaactaattcagaaggacctggtccatggtttGCCAATGtcacaattcaaaacacaaaAAGTCTATGATGCCTatgctagaggaaaacatgtaaagtcctcctttaagtcaaaaagagatgtgagcacctcaaagccgCTTGAGCTCCTGCATAGGGAtctatgtggacctatgagggtgcaaagcagaggaggaaagaGATACATTTTCGTAATCGTGGATGACTATTCCAGATTTACATAG